The Thermodesulfobacteriota bacterium genomic sequence ATCTTTATTTCGCAGTGATGCGTTGATACTGACCAGAGCTGATTCAAAAAAAATGAAAGTTTCTTACGCTGAATTTAGCCAACTTACGCATAAACTGCCGGTTTTTATAACCGTTCATGTACCTTATATCTACAAGGTTGAAAAAGAAACCAGCGCCCCATTTGGTCGGATTTCAAATAATTCTCCATTAAATTGTTCAGAATTATTAAAAGATCGGAGAGTTTATGCCTTTGCCGGTATTGCCAGGAACAATGATTTCCTTTGCAGCGTTAAAAGTTTTAATTGTAATGTTTTGGGATTTATAGAGTTTGACGACCATCATCGATATTCAGACAACGATTTTAAAAAAATATTTTATTCGGCAGAAAAAGCAAACGTTGAGTTTCTGATTACCACGGAGAAAGATTATGCCAGGATCGCTCACCGGGTAAAATGGCCGCTTGACCTTCTGGTTGTAGGGGTTGAAATTTCTTTCGGTAGTGATGACAAGATTTTCGGCAATTTTCTTAAAGAGCGGCTTGACCGTTTAAAAGCGGATTAATCTAATCCATCCTATCCATTGCAAGTGCTTCGGTAAGTTTTCCCATAACCGCTTCAGCGCTGATAAGGCGCATACACCGCCTGTCAAGTTCAGGGCATTTCTTTTTATAACAGGGGGCACAGCTTATATCAGTTTTAACCACAAGGTGTTCACATTTATAAGGTGCCATTCGTTTGGAAGGGGTAGGCCCGAAAAGGGTTACAAAGGGGGTTCCCACCGCTGCAGCTAAATGAGCCGGCCCTGAGTCGGGGCCGACACCGGCCGTTGCGTCCTTTAGTATGGCTGCAAGCTCAAGAAGTGAAGTTTTTCCCACTATATTTATTAATCTGGGTGAGTCGACTTTTTCGCAAAGTGATGCGGCATAGGTTGTTTTTGATCGATCACCGAGAAGCACCACCTTATTGTTGCCGGAAGACAGGATATTATCAATCAGTTCATAGTACCCTTGAAAGAACCATTCTTTTGTTTTCCAGGATGTTCCAATTACAACAGCTATAAAGGGATTGTTTATTTCGGTTACGATACCCTGGGCAACAGTTTTAACATCAAGAGAAGAAAAACCGAAATCAAGGGAAGAAGGTTCAGGCAACCCCAGATATTCTGTAAATTTAAGATAATGCCGCCACTTGGGAAGCGATAGTTCGTCGCTGATATTTTCGATATGTTCGTTATTGAAAAACCAATTAAACTCTTTTGCATTTTTACGATGAAAGCCGATCCTTCTTTTTGCACCTGAAAGGAGAGAAAAAAAGCCGCTCTTGAAATGACGTTGAAGATCAAGAGTAATATCAAAGTTCTGTTGCGATAGATTTTGGTAGAGCTCCCGTAAAGCGAAAACATTTTTTGGACGGTTAAACACGATCATTTTATCAATCTGGGGTTGAAAGGACACAATTTGTGCCCACGCCGTTTCCACCAGCCATGTTACTCTGCTGTTGGGGAGATTATTTTTTATATGCGCTACCAGACAAAGCCCTCTTATCAAATCTCCCAAAGATCCCATTAAGATAATAAGAATCGAGGGGTCTGGTTGTAGTATTTTTGGAGGAGTTGTAACCATCATATCCTTTTTATCGATGATTGATTTTGTGATTAAGGCCGTTGTACATCAATTCAATAAGCATCTTCGGTAACCTGTGTTTTTTTATGGCCCGATTCCAGCGACGGATGTATCGACTTTTAAGCACATTTTTATTTCCAGAAAAAATACTTCCCTTGTCAAAATCGAGAATATATACTCTGTCTTGATTATCAACAATGACATTGCCTGGATGTAAATCGACATGTAATATGCGGTTTTCAATAAGTATGGCAGTCTGTTGTATAACATGTTTCATTGTCAAAAGAGCCCGCTTTTTGTTTGATAAGCTTAGCTCAGCCAATGTTTGGTGGCATTTAATCTCTCTGGTGACAAGCCATGCTTGATAAAAAATACGGCCAAAATAAGCAAAGGCGATGGGCTCAGGGGCACTTATTCCAATATTTCTCACTTTTTGCAGGAGTTCATACTCTTTTTGGCCTCGGGTTTTTCCCCATTTGAGATATCGTTTTTTAATAAAATGTCTAACAATACCTCCTCGGTGGTAATATTTAACAGCCACCGGTCCTATTTTATTCATTTCATCAATTAAAACCGAACTTCTTCCTCCAAGAATAGAATTAGACATTTTTGAGGGTGTTTGAAACAGTTTTATTAGGTGCTGAAAGTGCTGGTAGGTCAGCTCAAATGAAAATCCAAAATGATAAGACTCATATGTTTTCCTTTGATCTACAGTCATTATATTGTCCGTGGATGGTTTAAAGTCATTGGACTATAGAGAAACGATGAAAATGTGTCAAGGAGGTAATGCTTGGTTTTTTTTACAAATTGTTTAAAAATTGATGAATAAGGCGACAGGCAATTTTTGTTCCGCCCTGGCGGTCTTTCAAATATTCAACGGCTGATTTTCGAACTGCTTCACGGGATGGTGGGTTTACAAGCCCTTTGACAAGAGTATTCGCGGCTTCTTTCCAGTTGTTGGCAATTTTTAACAGGCCCTTGTCTATAATATCAGATCCCACCCATGCAAAGTTTTCCCATGAAGAGCCAATGACCGGGATCACACCGCAGGTGACAGCTTCAAGAAAATTCTGACCGCCTAAGGGCATGAGACTGCCGCCTACAAAAGCGGCTTTGGATATTTTATAGGCAAAAGAGAGTTCTCCCAAAGTATCCCAGAGGATAACCGTACCGGGAGATACAATATGCTCTGTTTCAGATCGTAAAACCCAGGAGACCGTCATACGATTTAAGGTATTTTCCCAGTGTGTTATCCTGTGCATATGTCTGGGAAAGAGCCCGATATTGATCTCAGGCTGCTTGTGTAGGATATCTGCAATAATTTTTTCGATGAGAGGTTCTTCCTCTTGCCTGACCGATCCAAGCACCACAAAGGGTGTCTCCTGAGAAATAATGGCTTCAAGGGGATTCTTTGTAGTTGGCAATGATTCTTTGCTGTTGAGTTTATCAAATTTAATATTAGGCATGACATCCACGCGATCTTTACCAAATAGCGTAGCGAACCTTTGGGCATCGTTTTGAGAAATGGCAAGGATTTTATCAGGGCTGACTGTCCGCCATAATGAAGGCCAGATAAGGTACCGTGAAAGGCTTTTAGATGTGATTCTGCCGTTAATAATGAGAATCTTACAGCCCATTTTTTTCAATTCAGCCAGGTGAGCCGGCCACATTTCAGATTCGAGGAGTATCATAATTTTGGGGCTGACATCACTCACGGCTTGCGCCATAATTGTGGGTTTGTCAAAGGGAAAGTATGCGGTAAAAGCAGTTACCCCTCTATTATCAGGTGTGATTTTACTGACAGTCTTCTCCAAGATCTCTATTCCCTGACTGGTGTTTGAAGTCACGA encodes the following:
- a CDS encoding glycosyltransferase family 9 protein, translating into MMVTTPPKILQPDPSILIILMGSLGDLIRGLCLVAHIKNNLPNSRVTWLVETAWAQIVSFQPQIDKMIVFNRPKNVFALRELYQNLSQQNFDITLDLQRHFKSGFFSLLSGAKRRIGFHRKNAKEFNWFFNNEHIENISDELSLPKWRHYLKFTEYLGLPEPSSLDFGFSSLDVKTVAQGIVTEINNPFIAVVIGTSWKTKEWFFQGYYELIDNILSSGNNKVVLLGDRSKTTYAASLCEKVDSPRLINIVGKTSLLELAAILKDATAGVGPDSGPAHLAAAVGTPFVTLFGPTPSKRMAPYKCEHLVVKTDISCAPCYKKKCPELDRRCMRLISAEAVMGKLTEALAMDRMD
- a CDS encoding lipopolysaccharide kinase InaA family protein, which encodes MTVDQRKTYESYHFGFSFELTYQHFQHLIKLFQTPSKMSNSILGGRSSVLIDEMNKIGPVAVKYYHRGGIVRHFIKKRYLKWGKTRGQKEYELLQKVRNIGISAPEPIAFAYFGRIFYQAWLVTREIKCHQTLAELSLSNKKRALLTMKHVIQQTAILIENRILHVDLHPGNVIVDNQDRVYILDFDKGSIFSGNKNVLKSRYIRRWNRAIKKHRLPKMLIELMYNGLNHKINHR
- a CDS encoding glycosyltransferase N-terminal domain-containing protein, which produces MVNRLSIKLAFQLYNIGWNISIPALRLNKRLVEGFKQRILGEKLPKADIWIQAASVGEAFLAKELFDHFKPSNPTRILVTSNTSQGIEILEKTVSKITPDNRGVTAFTAYFPFDKPTIMAQAVSDVSPKIMILLESEMWPAHLAELKKMGCKILIINGRITSKSLSRYLIWPSLWRTVSPDKILAISQNDAQRFATLFGKDRVDVMPNIKFDKLNSKESLPTTKNPLEAIISQETPFVVLGSVRQEEEPLIEKIIADILHKQPEINIGLFPRHMHRITHWENTLNRMTVSWVLRSETEHIVSPGTVILWDTLGELSFAYKISKAAFVGGSLMPLGGQNFLEAVTCGVIPVIGSSWENFAWVGSDIIDKGLLKIANNWKEAANTLVKGLVNPPSREAVRKSAVEYLKDRQGGTKIACRLIHQFLNNL